Proteins from one Bacteroides mediterraneensis genomic window:
- a CDS encoding polysaccharide pyruvyl transferase family protein, which yields MKKVGIITFHAAHNYGSMLQAYALQQVVLGMGYDCEIINFRSVAQKEMYKPIFMCGTLYGKCVRFIIQAPYALDILKKHRLFERFLREDLILSSKEYNTLKDLEKENFNYDYYISGSDQIWNTYTIDFNYAYFLPFVKSGKRIAYAPSMGSHFGLDKFGNLDRISDFLKKYDALSVREAAGSKYIESLINKPVTTVLDPTLLLDAQIYNKLIRNKPLIKGEYIFIYSPNYNERVYEMAYKLGKKYNKKVVISQGLRTKEEMLKWGRKLKTYTAVGPKEFLNLCKNAFIICCDSFHAVIFSILFKKCFFVFDGMNDNRISNLLQITDLQDRSFLLSDDYLSAPLCIDYKNAMSNLDLERRKSRDWLMEKMDICK from the coding sequence ATGAAAAAGGTAGGAATCATTACATTCCATGCAGCTCATAATTACGGTTCCATGCTTCAGGCATACGCCTTACAACAAGTTGTTTTGGGGATGGGTTATGATTGTGAAATCATTAATTTTAGAAGCGTTGCGCAAAAAGAGATGTATAAGCCGATATTTATGTGTGGTACACTTTATGGTAAGTGTGTTCGTTTTATAATTCAGGCACCTTATGCATTGGATATATTAAAGAAGCATCGACTGTTTGAACGGTTTTTAAGAGAAGATTTGATTTTATCTTCTAAGGAATATAATACATTAAAAGATTTGGAAAAAGAAAATTTTAATTATGATTATTACATATCTGGAAGTGATCAAATTTGGAATACATATACTATTGATTTTAATTATGCTTATTTTTTACCTTTTGTTAAATCTGGAAAACGTATAGCTTATGCTCCTAGTATGGGATCTCATTTTGGCCTTGATAAGTTTGGGAATCTTGATAGAATCTCGGATTTCTTAAAAAAATATGATGCTCTTAGTGTTCGAGAAGCAGCTGGGTCTAAATATATAGAAAGTCTCATAAATAAACCTGTCACGACTGTATTGGATCCAACATTGTTGCTTGATGCTCAAATATATAATAAATTGATTCGCAATAAGCCCTTAATTAAAGGAGAATATATTTTCATCTATTCTCCGAATTATAATGAACGTGTATATGAAATGGCTTATAAATTAGGGAAGAAGTATAACAAAAAGGTTGTTATCTCACAAGGCCTCAGAACAAAAGAAGAAATGTTGAAATGGGGTAGAAAACTCAAAACATATACGGCAGTTGGACCTAAAGAATTCCTTAATTTGTGTAAGAATGCTTTTATCATTTGCTGTGATTCTTTTCATGCGGTTATATTTTCTATTCTTTTCAAAAAATGTTTTTTTGTTTTTGATGGTATGAATGATAATCGCATTTCAAATCTGTTACAGATAACGGATTTACAAGATCGAAGCTTCTTATTATCGGATGATTATTTATCAGCTCCATTGTGTATAGATTACAAGAATGCTATGTCTAACTTAGACCTTGAACGTAGAAAAAGCAGAGATTGGCTAATGGAAAAAATGGATATATGTAAATGA
- a CDS encoding Coenzyme F420 hydrogenase/dehydrogenase, beta subunit C-terminal domain has product MSVSGKKKAACCGCNACAEICPKHCIRMVEDAQGFVYPQVDSSVCVECGMCEKVCPFEVANLSLRPPLKAYAAWNKNRKEHLSSSSGGAAYVFSSYILNQGGVVYGCTSDGIDVRHIRVESHSELSKLQGSKYVQSNVCGLFKEVKNDLKNGKTVLFIGTPCQVAGLKNYIKHIPEHLHLVDLICHGVPSQKMLHDHIKHVAKGQKIQRISFRKGNSFIISFKALNFSHNADVWEEPYKDLYMKGFMDGMTYRSSCYQCPFACPSRVSDMTIGDFWGLKNAELLPKESKDGISLLLPMTDKGLNLIHAVENNMYICERSVDEAVNGNTQLRHPSLQGRRSRLFNIIYPILSFDTAMNIVLADHKAIWKLKNRNL; this is encoded by the coding sequence ATGTCTGTTTCTGGTAAAAAAAAAGCTGCATGTTGCGGATGCAATGCCTGTGCGGAAATTTGTCCGAAGCATTGTATCCGAATGGTGGAAGATGCACAAGGATTTGTCTATCCACAAGTAGATTCGTCTGTTTGTGTGGAATGTGGCATGTGTGAAAAGGTATGTCCGTTTGAGGTTGCTAATTTATCTTTACGCCCACCTTTGAAGGCGTATGCAGCTTGGAATAAAAATAGAAAGGAACATTTATCGAGTTCTTCAGGTGGAGCAGCCTACGTATTTTCGTCATATATTTTAAATCAAGGTGGTGTTGTGTATGGCTGTACTTCTGATGGAATAGATGTTCGCCATATTCGAGTGGAAAGCCATTCTGAATTGTCAAAACTTCAAGGTTCCAAATATGTACAGAGTAATGTCTGTGGTTTGTTCAAGGAGGTAAAGAATGACTTAAAAAATGGGAAAACGGTTTTGTTTATTGGGACTCCATGTCAAGTAGCCGGATTGAAAAATTATATAAAGCATATCCCGGAGCACCTGCATCTTGTAGACTTAATCTGTCATGGCGTTCCTTCACAAAAGATGCTGCATGATCATATCAAACATGTGGCAAAAGGGCAAAAGATTCAACGCATCTCTTTTCGTAAGGGAAATAGTTTCATTATTTCTTTTAAAGCGCTAAATTTTAGTCACAATGCAGATGTGTGGGAAGAACCTTATAAGGATTTGTATATGAAAGGATTTATGGATGGAATGACTTATCGGTCAAGTTGTTACCAATGTCCTTTCGCATGTCCTTCAAGAGTTTCTGATATGACCATTGGTGATTTTTGGGGATTAAAAAATGCAGAACTTCTTCCAAAAGAATCCAAAGATGGTATAAGTCTGCTTTTACCGATGACGGATAAAGGACTCAATCTGATTCATGCTGTAGAAAACAATATGTATATTTGTGAACGAAGTGTGGATGAAGCTGTAAATGGGAATACCCAATTAAGACATCCTTCTCTTCAGGGGCGTAGATCGCGCTTGTTTAATATTATATATCCAATATTATCATTCGATACGGCTATGAATATCGTCTTAGCTGACCATAAGGCTATTTGGAAACTCAAAAATCGTAATTTGTAA
- a CDS encoding UpxY family transcription antiterminator — protein MTLPQWFVMRDLKRSNAKCPAYKLLDELNIRFFTPMVWKTVVRRGKRIPQLVPFMQDLLFVYDSRKTLDPIVEQIPTLQYRFVRGGMRMPMTVRTEEMERFIKAVSTMSAPCFYTPEEIKPSMIGKKVRIVGGPLDGYEGYLQKIQGAHVKHLFVELPNLLTAAVEVSPEYIQVLK, from the coding sequence ATGACATTGCCTCAATGGTTCGTCATGCGCGACTTGAAGAGGAGCAATGCCAAGTGTCCGGCATATAAACTGCTGGATGAGTTGAATATCAGGTTTTTTACGCCTATGGTGTGGAAAACTGTTGTTCGTCGTGGCAAGCGGATTCCCCAGCTGGTTCCTTTCATGCAAGATTTGTTGTTCGTTTACGATTCACGCAAGACTCTCGACCCTATCGTGGAGCAGATACCCACTCTTCAATATCGCTTTGTCAGAGGTGGGATGCGCATGCCCATGACGGTGAGAACGGAGGAGATGGAACGTTTCATAAAGGCGGTAAGCACCATGAGTGCTCCTTGCTTTTATACTCCGGAGGAAATAAAGCCTTCCATGATTGGCAAGAAGGTGAGAATCGTGGGCGGCCCTTTGGATGGCTACGAAGGATATTTGCAGAAGATACAGGGAGCGCATGTAAAACATCTTTTCGTGGAACTGCCTAATCTCCTGACGGCAGCCGTGGAGGTGTCTCCTGAATATATTCAAGTGTTGAAATAA
- a CDS encoding site-specific integrase translates to MKRTSIKLKFRASVDPRKAGSLIFQLIRGRKVRRIKSEYKIYKEEWDDTAGRIALATSDPSRCGQLHVIRYNVEWELRRLGKIIDTFERSGKEWNLDLVIRKYNPYINKEYSVFHFIRGQILRKKQLGKIRSSETYQATLNSFMNFRQGVDLTFDMFDSELMELYEAELRRRGVVRNTSSFYLRILRTNYKLAVEKGLTQDCHPFKHVYCGMDKTVKRCLSFDEIKKMKELDLSLKPALDFARDMFIFSFCTRGMSFVDMAYLKKTDLKNGYLIYRRKKTGQLLTIEWTRQMQSLIDKYKVNSTRYLLPLIVREDGSERRQYQNQMMKINRSLKEVASLMRLSVPLSLYYSRHSWATIARGKSIPLSVISEGLGHDSEATTQIYLDSIKSEEVDRANRKILRDL, encoded by the coding sequence ATGAAAAGAACATCCATCAAGCTAAAATTTAGGGCATCAGTGGATCCACGAAAGGCCGGTTCACTGATATTTCAGTTGATTCGTGGACGTAAGGTCCGCAGAATCAAGAGTGAATATAAGATTTACAAGGAGGAATGGGACGATACTGCCGGACGGATTGCATTGGCGACCTCCGACCCATCCCGATGTGGCCAGTTGCATGTCATACGTTATAATGTGGAATGGGAGCTCAGGCGTCTCGGAAAGATAATCGATACGTTTGAGCGTTCCGGAAAAGAATGGAACCTCGACCTGGTGATACGGAAATACAATCCCTATATAAATAAGGAATACAGTGTGTTCCATTTCATCCGGGGCCAGATTCTGCGTAAAAAGCAATTGGGGAAGATACGTTCCAGCGAGACCTACCAGGCCACTCTCAACAGCTTCATGAATTTCAGGCAAGGGGTCGATTTGACCTTCGACATGTTCGATTCGGAGTTGATGGAACTTTATGAGGCGGAATTGCGGAGGCGGGGAGTCGTGCGGAACACCAGTTCCTTCTATCTGCGCATATTGCGTACGAACTACAAGCTGGCGGTAGAAAAAGGGCTTACGCAAGATTGCCATCCCTTCAAGCACGTGTATTGCGGCATGGACAAAACGGTGAAGCGATGCCTGTCGTTCGACGAGATAAAAAAGATGAAAGAGCTGGACTTGTCCCTCAAGCCGGCTTTGGATTTTGCCCGCGACATGTTTATTTTCAGTTTTTGCACGCGCGGCATGTCGTTTGTGGACATGGCCTATCTCAAAAAGACTGATTTGAAAAACGGCTACCTCATTTATCGCCGGAAAAAGACCGGCCAGCTGCTCACCATAGAGTGGACCCGGCAGATGCAGTCGCTCATAGACAAGTACAAGGTCAATTCCACCCGGTATCTTCTTCCCCTGATTGTCCGTGAAGACGGCAGCGAACGCCGTCAGTATCAGAATCAGATGATGAAGATAAACCGCAGCCTGAAGGAGGTTGCCTCTCTCATGCGTTTGTCTGTCCCTTTATCCTTGTATTATAGCCGTCACAGTTGGGCCACAATAGCCAGAGGGAAATCCATACCTCTGTCTGTCATCAGTGAAGGGTTGGGGCACGATTCGGAAGCCACTACGCAAATTTACCTGGATTCCATCAAGTCGGAAGAGGTGGACAGGGCCAACCGGAAAATCCTGAGAGACCTTTAA